In Raphanus sativus cultivar WK10039 chromosome 5, ASM80110v3, whole genome shotgun sequence, the following proteins share a genomic window:
- the LOC108860841 gene encoding two-component response regulator-like APRR1 — MASSLPQFYNDFTFSSEISSQFHGSSSCPDISALSNYVGDGYGSFNTSPIQESTFLPQVFGISDVFMPEYNNYYQRRGVNNVPQYFRGGDQEYYGYSPEFKPLSRPSSGDQSSGNSEGGIQSEPNTKVGRYSVEERKNRIMRYLKKKNQRNFTKTIKYVCRKTLADRRVRVRGRFARNNDTCEQQSHMSKHHKNHSEKNEDMFSGSDDYLFQMKNDDGWLHEAMSNLVYFPCELDAPSGTNHPNTWSYKI, encoded by the exons ATGGCATCATCTCTTCCTCAATTCTACAACGATTTCACATTTTCCAGTGAGATTTCTTCGCAGTTTCACGGTTCTTCTTCCTGTCCTGATATCTCAGCTCTATCCAACTACGTCGGCGACGGTTACGGTTCCTTTAACACATCTCCTATCCAAGAATCCACATTTTTGCCCCAAGTTTTTGGGATTTCTGACGTTTTTATGCCGGAGTACAACAACTACTACCAGAGAAGGGGTGTGAATAATGTCCCACAATATTTTCGTGGTGGAGACCAAGAATACTACGGCTATTCACCGGAGTTCAAGCCCTTATCCCGTCCGTCCTCTGGAGATCAATCCTCG GGAAATAGTGAAGGAGGGATACAATCTGAGCCGAACACAAAAGTGGGACGATACTCGGTTGAAGAACGTAAAAATAGAATCATGAGgtacttgaagaagaagaaccaacGCAACTTCACTAAGACCATCAAG TATGTATGTCGTAAAACCCTAGCTGACCGGCGTGTTCGTGTTCGAGGACGATTTGCCAGAAACAACGACACATGTGAACAACAATCTCACATGTCTAAGCATCACAAAAACCATTCTGAAAAGAACGAAGATATGTTTTCGGGATCAGACGACTATCTATTCCAG ATGAAAAACGACGATGGATGGCTCCACGAAGCAATGTCTAATCTGGTTTATTTTCCTTGTGAGCTGGACGCGCCAAGTGGTACTAATCATCCAAACACATGGAGctataaaatttga
- the LOC108857818 gene encoding nucleolar protein 56-like gives MAMYLLYESSSGYGLFEAHGLDEIGQNTEAVRSSVSDLSRFGRVVQLTAFHPSESALDALNQINAVSEGYMSDELRCFLELNLPKVKEGKKPKFSLGVSEPKIGSCIFEATKIPCQSNEFVHELLRGVRQHFDRFIKDLKPGDLEKAQLGLAHSYSRAKVKFNVNRVDNMVIQAIFMLDTLDKDINSFAMRVREWYSWHFPELVKIVNDNYLYARVSKMIEDKSKLSEEHIPMLTEVLGDEDKAKEVVEAGKASMGQDLSPLDLMNVQTFAQKVIELADYRKKLHDYLVAKMSDIAPNLAALIGDMVGARLISHAGSLTNLAKCPSSTLQILGAEKALFRALKTRGNTPKYGLIFHSSFIGRAAAKNKGRIARYLANKCSIASRIDCFADSSTTAFGEKLREQVEERLEFYDKGVAPRKNVDVMKEVMENLDKKDEGEEKVVEASEKKKKKEKRKAEEKDEEEVEEEVKSKKKKKSKVVEEETTTDNGHSKKKKKKKTKSQDDE, from the exons ATGGCCATGTATCTTCTTTACGAATCATCTTCCGGGTACGGCCTGTTCGAAGCACACGGCCTCGATGAGATAGGACAGAACACAGAGGCAGTTCGAAGCTCCGTCTCGGACCTGAGTCGCTTCGGTCGTGTCGTCCAGCTCACTGCTTTCCACCCTTCTGAGTCTGCACTCGATGCTCTTAACCAAATCAACGCCGTCTCCGAAG GGTATATGAGTGATGAGCTGAGATGTTTTCTGGAGTTGAACCTTCCGAAAGTGAAGGAAGGCAAGAAGCCCAAGTTCAGCTTAGGAGTCTCTGAGCCAAAGATTGGTTCTTGCATCTTTGAAGCCACCAAGATTCCATGCCAGAGCAATGAGTTCGTTCATGAGCTTCTTAGAGGTGTTCGTCAGCATTTTGATAGGTTCATCAAGGACCTAAAG CCTGGTGATTTGGAGAAAGCACAACTTGGACTAGCTCACAGCTACAGCAGAGCAAAGGTGAAGTTCAATGTTAACCGTGTGGATAACATGGTTATTCAAGCCATCTTCATGCTTGATACTCTTGATAAGGATATCAACTCCTTTGCCATGAGAGTcag AGAATGGTACTCGTGGCACTTCCCAGAGCTAGTGAAGATAGTCAATGACAACTACCTTTACGCCCGAGTCTCAAAGATGATTGAAGACAAGTCAAAGCTCTCTGAAGAGCACATCCCTATGCTTACTGAAGTCCTCGGGGATGAAGATAAGGCAAAAGAAGTCGTTGAAGCTGGAAAAGCATCTATGG GCCAGGATTTATCTCCACTTGATCTGATGAACGTCCAGACCTTTGCTCAGAAAGTTATAGAGCTAGCTGATTACAGAAAGAAGCTCCACGATTACCTTGTTGCTAAAATGAGCGACATTGCTCCAAACTTGGCGGCATTGATCGGAGATATGGTTGGTGCAAGGCTGATCTCACATGCTGGGAGCCTGACGAATCTCGCCAAGTGCCCCTCTTCAACTCTCCAGATTCTTGGTGCTGAGAAGGCACTTTTCAGGGCGCTTAAAACGCGTGGGAACACGCCCAAGTACGGTCTTATATTCCATTCTTCGTTCATTGGACGCGCGGCTGCTAAAAACAAGGGACGTATTGCTCGTTACCTGGCAAACAAGTGTTCCATTGCTTCCCGGATTGATTGTTTCGCTG ATAGCAGCACTACGGCTTTTGGTGAGAAACTTAGGGAACAAGTAGAGGAACGACTAGAATTTTATGACAAAGGTGTTGCCCCACGTAAGAATGTGGATGTAATGAAAGAAGTGATGGAGAATCTTGACAAGAAAG ATGAGGGAGAAGAGAAAGTGGTGGAGGCCtctgagaagaaaaagaagaaagagaagagaaaggcaGAGGAGAAGGATGAGGAGGAAGTAGAAGAAGAGGtgaaatcaaagaaaaagaagaaaagcaaaGTAGTTGAAGAGGAAACGACAACAGATAATGGTCAcagcaagaagaaaaagaagaagaaaactaagTCACAAGATGATGAATAG